One window of Paenibacillus sp. FSL K6-3182 genomic DNA carries:
- a CDS encoding dipeptidase gives MSYESYFQNLREQHLDELKQFLTIPSISALSTHKNDMNEAAKWVAAKLEKAGLENVEIHPTAGHPIVYAEHIHAPGKPTVLIYGHYDVQPVDPLNLWETPPFEPTIRDGKLYARGATDDKGQLFLHVKAVEALLNQENALPVNVKFCIEGEEEISSPNLPAFMETNADKLKADVIVISDTSLLEKGKPAISTGLRGLCSLEVTILTANTDLHSGSFGGGVPNALHAMISLLNSLHDDQGRVSIEGFYEGVPELSASMREEFLKQNHNEEELRKNLDLDALYGEEGYSFVERTGARPTLELNGVYGGFQGEGSKTVIPKEAHAKITCRLVGDQDPAQILERIVTHLESHVQSGAKLIIKRGEKARAFDMDPSNPMLQKAADAYEKVYGTRALFTKDGGSIPIVETFSRVLGAPVVMMGFGLPDENLHAPNEHFNLENFDKGLLTIVEFLKQL, from the coding sequence ATGAGCTATGAATCCTATTTTCAGAACCTAAGAGAACAACATTTGGATGAGCTGAAGCAGTTTTTGACGATCCCGAGTATTTCAGCTTTATCCACTCATAAAAATGACATGAACGAAGCAGCCAAATGGGTTGCAGCCAAATTAGAGAAGGCTGGTCTTGAGAATGTGGAGATCCATCCTACCGCTGGGCATCCCATCGTGTACGCCGAGCATATCCATGCACCAGGCAAACCGACAGTACTTATCTACGGCCATTATGATGTGCAGCCTGTAGATCCGCTTAACCTTTGGGAGACTCCTCCATTTGAGCCAACCATCCGCGATGGCAAATTATATGCTCGTGGTGCAACCGATGATAAAGGCCAGCTTTTCTTGCATGTAAAGGCGGTTGAGGCGCTTCTAAACCAAGAAAATGCGCTTCCAGTCAACGTTAAGTTTTGTATTGAAGGCGAGGAAGAAATTTCAAGCCCTAATCTGCCGGCCTTTATGGAGACGAATGCGGATAAGCTGAAGGCTGACGTCATTGTCATCTCAGATACATCGCTTCTTGAAAAAGGAAAACCAGCTATTTCTACTGGGCTGCGCGGACTGTGCTCCCTTGAAGTAACGATACTTACTGCCAATACCGATCTGCATTCGGGTTCATTCGGCGGCGGCGTTCCGAACGCCCTTCACGCCATGATTTCCTTGCTGAACTCGTTGCATGATGATCAAGGCAGAGTTTCAATCGAAGGTTTCTATGAAGGTGTGCCAGAGCTTTCCGCTTCTATGCGTGAAGAGTTCCTAAAGCAAAATCATAATGAAGAAGAATTAAGAAAAAATCTCGATCTTGACGCCTTGTACGGGGAAGAAGGATATTCCTTTGTTGAGCGAACAGGTGCAAGGCCAACTCTTGAACTAAATGGCGTTTATGGAGGGTTTCAAGGCGAAGGTTCGAAAACGGTCATTCCAAAAGAAGCTCACGCCAAAATCACTTGTCGTCTAGTTGGCGATCAGGACCCGGCTCAAATATTAGAGCGTATTGTAACTCATCTGGAATCGCATGTTCAGTCCGGTGCAAAGCTCATTATAAAACGCGGCGAAAAAGCTCGTGCCTTCGACATGGATCCATCCAATCCAATGCTCCAAAAGGCAGCCGATGCTTACGAAAAAGTATATGGCACTCGCGCGCTCTTCACGAAGGATGGCGGCTCGATTCCAATCGTCGAGACATTCTCCCGCGTATTAGGCGCTCCTGTCGTCATGATGGGCTTCGGGCTTCCAGACGAAAATCTGCATGCTCCTAATGAGCATTTCAACCTTGAGAACTTTGACAAGGGACTTCTGACGATTGTTGAGTTTTTGAAACAACTTTAA
- a CDS encoding LysR family transcriptional regulator: MNINKLQTFITLTECLNFTEAAEILYCSQPSVSMQIQSIEEELGVPLFDRIGKKLYLTKQGENFKPYAEQIINLLHTAKDHIKQLEDLSYGTLSFGASNFVGVYLLPMILRGYTKKFPQIKINMNITASNHLVHMLESNKVEFLIISDRIEIDESRFQRKTFYEDELVLIVNPLHPLAHKQECTLEDLVNETLIIKPDKSATRIYLEKKFAEYGLEFPTQMEISNLEGIKQGVIHELGVSIVSSFAIQQEIKSGLLVKVNIKGVKFNRGISYVYHRNKHLSPAAKQFISLLDTNYL, translated from the coding sequence ATGAATATCAATAAACTTCAGACCTTTATTACGCTAACAGAATGCTTAAACTTTACAGAAGCAGCGGAAATTCTCTACTGCTCACAACCATCGGTAAGTATGCAAATTCAAAGTATAGAAGAAGAGCTTGGCGTTCCTCTATTTGATCGAATTGGCAAGAAGCTTTATTTGACGAAACAGGGAGAAAATTTCAAACCATACGCAGAGCAAATTATAAACCTGCTTCATACAGCCAAAGACCATATTAAGCAGCTGGAAGACTTATCATACGGAACTTTATCGTTTGGTGCGAGCAATTTTGTAGGCGTTTATTTGCTTCCTATGATCCTTAGAGGTTATACCAAAAAATTTCCGCAGATTAAAATAAACATGAACATTACAGCTTCAAATCACCTTGTTCATATGTTGGAATCCAACAAAGTAGAGTTTTTAATTATTTCTGATCGTATTGAAATCGATGAATCCCGTTTTCAGCGTAAAACCTTTTACGAGGATGAGCTTGTCTTAATTGTGAACCCCTTGCACCCGCTTGCCCATAAACAAGAGTGCACACTCGAAGATTTGGTCAACGAAACATTAATTATTAAACCCGATAAATCAGCAACACGCATTTACTTAGAGAAAAAATTTGCTGAGTACGGGCTTGAGTTTCCTACACAAATGGAAATTAGCAATTTAGAAGGAATTAAACAAGGGGTTATTCATGAGCTTGGGGTATCTATTGTTTCTAGCTTTGCTATCCAACAGGAGATCAAAAGCGGCTTATTGGTGAAGGTGAACATTAAAGGAGTAAAATTCAATAGAGGAATTAGTTATGTCTATCATAGGAATAAGCATCTTTCCCCTGCGGCCAAACAATTTATTTCTTTACTGGATACTAATTATTTATAA
- a CDS encoding DASS family sodium-coupled anion symporter: MSEVSRDVENETKKPPMKKKGKLEEGMQRFGIPLALIVGLLLFFMPTPEGMSLEAQRAIAIFTGALILWITTPLPIYLTSILAILLLPLVGAVEDQEVAFGTLGFDVIWLMVSAFILTSAMIKSNLGRRLSLWMVTQFGKTPKKTLFLLIVINFILAFFVPSTTARATLMVPICLILLEVYKALPGESNLGKVMMLQGVQADALATSGVMTATSGNIIAVGFINEQAGGDIGYMDWLLASMPTAIITMMITFFIGLKLFSIKSEAHFDHARGTLKNELLKLGSFSLDEKKAVTIFLLTVALWATGDYHNAWFGFELSTEQTAVLAALLCLLPRVGLLTWKETNIKWELMIFAAGAYAVGNALDKSGGAEWIIGKVVAALGLESMNHVWVYVVVVFLSMYSHLIFTSKTVRVTILIPAFIALAKTLGMDPVPLALAAAMTMTYTITLPPHSKVNTIYFGTGYFSVLDQVKYAVVTCFVGACVISLAIFTWFKVIGI; encoded by the coding sequence ATGAGTGAAGTCTCGCGAGATGTAGAAAATGAGACTAAAAAGCCGCCTATGAAGAAAAAAGGGAAGCTTGAAGAAGGAATGCAAAGATTTGGTATTCCACTTGCACTTATTGTGGGGCTGCTTTTGTTCTTTATGCCTACACCGGAAGGCATGAGCTTAGAAGCCCAAAGAGCAATTGCAATATTTACAGGTGCATTGATTTTATGGATTACGACTCCGCTGCCTATTTACTTAACATCTATCCTCGCTATTTTGCTTCTTCCGTTAGTAGGAGCAGTTGAAGATCAAGAAGTGGCATTCGGTACGTTAGGATTTGATGTGATCTGGCTGATGGTTTCCGCATTCATCCTCACTTCCGCCATGATAAAATCAAATTTGGGTAGACGCTTATCCTTATGGATGGTCACGCAGTTTGGTAAAACGCCAAAAAAGACATTGTTTTTATTAATCGTTATTAATTTTATTTTAGCTTTTTTTGTTCCTTCAACTACAGCAAGAGCTACGCTCATGGTGCCTATATGCTTGATTTTATTAGAGGTGTATAAAGCGCTGCCGGGTGAGAGCAATCTTGGAAAAGTAATGATGCTTCAAGGCGTGCAAGCAGATGCGCTTGCTACCTCGGGTGTTATGACCGCTACTTCTGGCAATATCATAGCTGTTGGTTTCATTAATGAACAAGCGGGCGGCGATATTGGTTATATGGATTGGCTTCTCGCCTCTATGCCAACTGCAATTATTACGATGATGATTACGTTCTTCATTGGTTTAAAGCTCTTCTCCATCAAAAGTGAAGCCCACTTCGATCATGCGAGGGGGACGTTAAAAAATGAATTGCTAAAATTAGGTTCCTTTTCTTTAGATGAGAAAAAGGCAGTAACGATATTCCTCCTTACTGTGGCATTATGGGCTACAGGAGATTACCATAACGCTTGGTTTGGCTTTGAACTCAGTACAGAACAGACCGCTGTACTCGCAGCACTTCTCTGTTTGCTTCCAAGGGTAGGTTTGTTGACCTGGAAAGAAACGAACATCAAATGGGAGCTCATGATTTTTGCAGCAGGTGCTTATGCAGTAGGTAATGCATTGGATAAATCCGGCGGCGCAGAATGGATTATTGGAAAAGTAGTCGCTGCGCTCGGATTGGAGAGCATGAATCATGTTTGGGTATATGTCGTTGTCGTATTCCTTAGCATGTACAGCCATCTTATATTTACGAGTAAAACAGTGAGGGTCACTATATTAATACCAGCATTCATCGCTTTAGCAAAAACGCTCGGTATGGACCCTGTGCCTCTCGCATTAGCAGCAGCTATGACCATGACTTATACCATTACACTTCCGCCGCATTCGAAGGTAAATACGATTTATTTTGGAACAGGATACTTCTCCGTGTTGGATCAAGTGAAATATGCGGTAGTTACTTGTTTTGTCGGAGCATGCGTAATTAGCTTGGCAATCTTTACTTGGTTTAAAGTAATCGGAATATAG
- the apgM gene encoding 2,3-bisphosphoglycerate-independent phosphoglycerate mutase produces MNRKVILAIADGIGDLPHPLLENKTPLEYADTPNLDRLASAGVTGIMDLISPGIPVGTDMGHLILFGYQPHHYPGRGPIEALGINMDVLPGDIVLRCNFAAVDENGIVVDRRAGRIRNGTEELADAINGLEIMGVSIYFKPATEHRAVLILRGTGLSDQISDSDPKAPNDGCPYHTIVSLDSSAESKRTAMVLNLFLHKAHVILSNHPINVERMKQGELAANFILTRGAGQMIQLDPITDALQMKGSCIAGESTVLGVAKLAGFKPVTDSRMTGNMDTDIVLKAKLTLEEISENDFVLVHLKAPDVKGHDNKPFEKAKAIELFDQMVGIIAQGISEDVYLAVAADHSTPCEIGEHTGDPVPILINGPSIRIDRTKQYNELDCAYGGLGRLTGHGFIQTLHGLIGRVKKQGN; encoded by the coding sequence TTGAACAGAAAAGTTATATTAGCTATTGCAGATGGAATAGGAGATCTTCCACATCCTTTGCTTGAAAACAAAACGCCATTGGAATATGCAGATACACCTAATCTAGATAGATTAGCTTCTGCGGGGGTTACAGGCATCATGGATTTGATTAGCCCTGGCATTCCAGTAGGCACTGATATGGGGCATCTAATTTTGTTTGGTTATCAACCTCATCATTATCCGGGACGCGGGCCAATTGAGGCTTTAGGAATTAACATGGATGTTCTTCCGGGCGATATCGTGCTGAGGTGCAACTTTGCTGCAGTGGATGAGAACGGGATTGTCGTTGATCGCAGGGCAGGAAGGATACGCAATGGAACAGAAGAGCTTGCTGACGCGATTAACGGGTTAGAAATAATGGGAGTGAGCATTTATTTCAAACCGGCTACAGAGCATCGTGCTGTACTTATATTAAGAGGAACTGGGCTCAGTGATCAAATCAGCGATTCAGATCCGAAAGCGCCAAACGATGGCTGCCCATATCATACTATAGTCTCGCTTGATTCCTCGGCGGAGTCCAAACGAACAGCGATGGTTCTAAATTTGTTTCTTCATAAAGCGCATGTCATCTTATCCAATCATCCTATTAATGTAGAGCGTATGAAACAAGGGGAATTAGCAGCTAATTTTATTCTCACGCGAGGAGCTGGACAGATGATTCAGCTTGATCCCATAACCGATGCTCTTCAAATGAAGGGCAGCTGTATTGCTGGAGAGAGTACCGTCCTTGGCGTTGCCAAATTGGCTGGCTTTAAACCGGTAACAGATAGTAGAATGACAGGAAATATGGATACGGACATTGTACTAAAAGCTAAGCTGACACTTGAAGAAATTTCTGAAAATGATTTTGTATTAGTGCATCTAAAAGCACCCGACGTTAAGGGGCATGATAATAAACCGTTTGAAAAAGCAAAAGCAATTGAATTGTTTGATCAAATGGTAGGGATTATAGCGCAGGGAATATCTGAAGATGTATATTTGGCTGTGGCGGCTGATCATTCTACCCCTTGTGAAATCGGTGAGCATACCGGCGATCCCGTGCCTATTTTAATCAATGGACCTAGTATTCGAATAGATCGAACCAAACAATATAATGAATTAGATTGTGCGTATGGAGGATTAGGGCGTCTAACTGGACATGGGTTTATTCAAACATTGCATGGATTAATTGGACGAGTGAAAAAGCAGGGTAATTAG
- a CDS encoding disulfide oxidoreductase, protein MEAEANDVEEDLAKKKSFWLFVAWATAVLATAGSLYLSEVMHFAPCSLCWFQRIFMYPLALILGIAYSKGDEGIVSYALPLVVIGGGFSLYHTVLQKLPHDSPLAACGPVSCQGDYLNWFGFITIPMLALVAFLIILTALLRLKKLNKQS, encoded by the coding sequence ATGGAAGCCGAGGCGAATGATGTGGAAGAGGATTTGGCTAAGAAAAAATCATTTTGGTTGTTTGTGGCTTGGGCTACAGCAGTTTTGGCGACGGCGGGAAGCTTGTATTTGAGTGAGGTTATGCATTTTGCACCATGCAGCTTATGCTGGTTCCAGCGAATATTCATGTATCCTTTGGCACTTATACTAGGCATAGCCTACTCTAAGGGAGATGAAGGCATCGTATCGTACGCACTGCCTTTAGTTGTAATTGGTGGAGGCTTCTCGCTTTATCATACGGTGCTGCAAAAGCTGCCGCATGATTCTCCGCTTGCCGCATGCGGCCCCGTTTCTTGTCAGGGAGACTATTTGAACTGGTTTGGATTTATTACCATTCCAATGCTGGCTCTCGTGGCGTTTTTGATCATTTTGACGGCGCTGCTTCGCTTGAAGAAGCTTAATAAACAGTCATAG
- a CDS encoding PhzF family phenazine biosynthesis protein: MRTINVYHYDAFSNIPNMGNPAGVVFNGDDLSEEQMLTIAEKVGFNETAFPLKSDMADFRIRYFTPGHEINLCGHATMATIYALQTKGLLDHPSAFTIETKAGVLPIKIDFEANGKPLITMRQASPQFQPFHGSLLELAHSMGIDESEIETELPTVYGSTGAWTLLIPIKNLSTFSKMKPNNSLFPHILKEMPRASIHPFCLETYDVNAQMHARHFSSPFSGTIEDPVTGTASGVMGAYYAKYIDKNSEKSIHLVVEQGQEIGRNGRVGVSVTRNVDQLDIEITGNAIYVHEFEIQLPKTAVID, from the coding sequence ATGAGAACGATCAATGTGTATCACTATGACGCATTCAGCAATATTCCAAACATGGGAAACCCTGCAGGAGTCGTATTTAATGGTGATGATCTCTCCGAAGAGCAGATGCTGACCATCGCAGAAAAAGTAGGCTTCAATGAGACGGCATTTCCCCTGAAATCGGATATGGCTGATTTTCGAATTCGTTATTTTACGCCAGGCCATGAAATAAATCTTTGTGGACATGCAACGATGGCAACCATTTACGCGCTGCAAACGAAAGGGCTGCTGGATCATCCTTCAGCATTCACGATTGAAACAAAAGCAGGAGTATTGCCGATAAAAATCGATTTTGAAGCAAATGGTAAACCTCTTATTACGATGCGGCAAGCCTCTCCTCAATTTCAGCCATTCCATGGTTCTTTATTGGAGCTGGCTCATTCTATGGGCATCGATGAAAGTGAGATCGAGACGGAGCTCCCCACTGTGTATGGAAGTACCGGTGCGTGGACCTTATTAATTCCTATAAAAAACCTGAGCACTTTCAGTAAAATGAAGCCAAACAATTCGTTGTTTCCACATATTTTAAAAGAAATGCCAAGAGCGTCCATCCATCCGTTTTGTTTAGAAACATACGATGTAAATGCACAGATGCATGCCCGTCATTTCTCATCGCCATTTTCAGGAACGATTGAAGATCCCGTAACAGGTACGGCTTCTGGTGTAATGGGAGCATACTATGCGAAGTACATAGATAAAAATTCTGAAAAATCAATTCATCTTGTCGTTGAACAAGGGCAAGAGATTGGCCGCAATGGCAGAGTTGGTGTATCTGTAACGAGGAATGTTGATCAGCTTGATATCGAGATTACTGGCAACGCTATTTATGTTCATGAATTTGAGATACAACTACCTAAAACAGCAGTGATAGATTGA
- a CDS encoding extracellular solute-binding protein gives MKGKKLLTVLMTAGLAGTVLLAGCSSNDGGKSSNSGNTGKEGTNKTETSNGFVLGETPVNFSYYVHYDWWTTEPWGANPNSKWVQDNLKVTVEPIQSGGAAAQKLSTMIASKELPGAIMMDRGPEVERLRAAGALVPLDDYIDKYPNLKKWAGEETLNMLRSSDGKIYQFPNWYTAAPTGNGGWFVNKKIYADLGSPKLETIDDLYAYLKQVKDKYPDVIPLEVGGNGSGVEVMFPSFQEGANGAFHSMKAYPNGDKFDTIYNNEAWKETMLFASKLFREGLMTQDAMTQKDDQVKEKLATGRVAVFVGGNATNVGREGHNALKAKDPNAGYEFIWPIAKSGLDKNKIYPNGYNALGWNVNVITTSAKNPEGIFAYLDWMTGEEGTRIMFFGPKGLYWDEFDADGAPIPNDKWFSTPQEEKDKDKLEAYVWAGNATFVDTSKQKIEQTLPEEQRNWGSLAQLNIAWKTSMNMTQFNNIDPAPETDEGIINQQVTETANEYFGKILFAKSDAEVLSLIEEAKKTTTSLGFDKVNEYRTARWQENLALINGK, from the coding sequence ATGAAAGGAAAAAAGCTGTTAACTGTGCTTATGACCGCTGGTCTTGCCGGTACTGTGCTTCTAGCTGGCTGCTCCAGTAACGACGGCGGAAAATCAAGCAATTCGGGCAATACAGGTAAGGAAGGCACGAATAAAACAGAGACTAGCAATGGATTTGTTTTGGGAGAAACACCGGTAAACTTTTCTTATTATGTTCATTATGATTGGTGGACTACGGAGCCGTGGGGTGCTAATCCGAATAGTAAATGGGTACAAGATAATCTAAAAGTAACCGTAGAGCCTATTCAATCCGGCGGCGCTGCAGCGCAAAAGCTGAGCACGATGATTGCGTCGAAGGAGCTTCCGGGTGCAATTATGATGGACCGAGGACCTGAAGTAGAACGATTGAGAGCTGCTGGAGCACTTGTTCCGCTGGATGATTATATCGACAAATATCCGAACCTGAAGAAATGGGCGGGCGAAGAGACGCTAAACATGCTCCGCTCGAGCGACGGCAAAATCTATCAATTCCCGAACTGGTATACAGCAGCGCCTACGGGCAACGGCGGCTGGTTTGTGAACAAGAAGATTTACGCAGACCTAGGCTCACCGAAGCTTGAAACAATCGATGATTTGTATGCTTACTTAAAGCAGGTCAAAGATAAATATCCGGACGTGATTCCATTAGAGGTAGGCGGCAACGGCTCGGGCGTTGAGGTAATGTTCCCTAGCTTCCAGGAGGGTGCAAACGGTGCGTTCCATTCCATGAAAGCATATCCTAACGGGGATAAGTTTGATACGATCTACAACAACGAAGCTTGGAAAGAAACAATGCTGTTCGCAAGCAAGCTGTTTAGAGAAGGCCTTATGACACAGGATGCGATGACTCAAAAGGATGATCAGGTAAAAGAGAAGCTTGCAACGGGCAGAGTAGCTGTATTTGTTGGCGGCAATGCGACTAATGTGGGACGCGAGGGCCATAACGCATTAAAAGCAAAAGATCCAAATGCAGGTTATGAATTTATTTGGCCAATTGCTAAATCAGGATTGGATAAAAACAAAATTTATCCAAACGGTTATAACGCACTAGGCTGGAACGTTAACGTCATTACAACAAGCGCTAAAAATCCAGAAGGTATTTTTGCGTATTTGGATTGGATGACGGGCGAGGAAGGCACTCGTATCATGTTCTTCGGGCCAAAAGGCTTGTACTGGGATGAATTTGATGCGGATGGCGCACCGATTCCGAACGACAAATGGTTCAGCACGCCGCAAGAAGAGAAGGACAAAGATAAGCTGGAAGCCTATGTATGGGCAGGAAATGCAACCTTTGTAGATACGAGCAAGCAAAAGATCGAGCAAACGCTGCCGGAAGAACAACGCAACTGGGGTTCGTTGGCACAGCTTAACATTGCATGGAAAACATCGATGAATATGACGCAATTCAACAACATCGATCCGGCTCCAGAGACGGATGAAGGAATTATTAATCAGCAAGTGACGGAAACAGCTAACGAGTATTTCGGAAAAATTCTGTTCGCGAAAAGCGATGCAGAGGTGCTTAGCTTAATCGAGGAAGCGAAAAAGACAACAACCTCGCTTGGCTTCGATAAAGTAAACGAGTATCGTACTGCAAGATGGCAAGAAAACCTTGCTTTGATTAACGGCAAGTAA
- a CDS encoding NAD(P)-dependent oxidoreductase encodes MKVVVTGASGNGGQAVCKALAQAGYTVRMADVMPPQSDDLKQLEFVRCDIRTPGDVQRAVEGMDAVVHLAAWHCAHNPPVSDETIFSVNVDGTFYLLEACKQAGIKAIVYASSMAFGWGSVYGVSKVIGEDLCKAYYEMTGASIAMLRYHEFIPRPYLEFGERLLRNGVDRRDVAAATVASVKAALEKKIGLFRTIVHTNHHMPQEVVQNFSELGAEWCETQVPGASRLLKKYELTLPKQVEQHDLSEAEKMLGWKPAYGFLEFLRDLKSRDEKGIDVANLWVPSEIPALNE; translated from the coding sequence ATGAAAGTTGTTGTGACAGGAGCTTCGGGCAATGGAGGTCAGGCCGTATGCAAAGCATTGGCCCAAGCTGGTTATACCGTTCGGATGGCAGACGTTATGCCCCCTCAGTCTGATGATTTGAAGCAGCTTGAGTTTGTTAGATGTGACATTAGGACGCCAGGCGATGTACAGCGTGCGGTAGAGGGCATGGATGCCGTTGTTCACCTAGCAGCATGGCATTGTGCACACAATCCGCCAGTTAGTGATGAAACTATTTTTTCTGTTAATGTCGATGGTACGTTTTATCTATTAGAAGCATGCAAGCAAGCTGGCATAAAAGCGATTGTCTATGCCTCCTCGATGGCATTCGGATGGGGCTCGGTTTATGGAGTAAGTAAAGTCATCGGGGAAGACCTCTGCAAGGCTTATTATGAAATGACAGGCGCATCGATTGCAATGCTTCGTTATCATGAATTTATTCCTCGGCCATATTTAGAGTTTGGGGAACGATTGCTTCGCAATGGGGTAGATAGACGGGATGTGGCGGCAGCTACAGTGGCATCGGTCAAAGCAGCTTTGGAAAAGAAGATTGGGCTATTTCGCACAATTGTACATACCAATCATCATATGCCGCAAGAGGTTGTTCAAAACTTCAGCGAGCTTGGCGCAGAATGGTGTGAGACACAAGTGCCGGGTGCAAGCCGCCTGTTGAAGAAGTATGAGTTGACGCTGCCAAAACAAGTTGAGCAGCATGATCTGTCGGAGGCAGAGAAGATGCTTGGATGGAAACCGGCATACGGTTTTCTTGAGTTTTTGAGAGACTTAAAGAGCAGAGATGAAAAAGGGATTGACGTTGCTAATCTGTGGGTTCCTTCGGAAATTCCAGCGTTAAATGAATAG
- a CDS encoding DUF72 domain-containing protein has translation MISIGLAGWGDHDQLYVPVSKAGSKLRQYAKHFPVVEVDSTFYAIQSKERFSKWLADTPESLHFVVKAYQGMTGHQRGPTVPASETNEMFGAFRQMLEPVMETGRLTAALFQYPPWFDCTAANVRILRETKARMNGIPCALEFRHQSWFTQEYCEKTLDFMRQEQWTHSVCDEPQAGIGSIPIVLTATDAQSTIVRFHGRNVSGWNQAGAPNWREVRYLYRYSEEELQDWANKLRLLEQQSEHIYVIFNNNSGGDAADNAKRMMEILGLTRPNGESPNEPPPPIVEQLDLF, from the coding sequence ATGATTTCAATAGGCCTTGCAGGATGGGGCGATCATGACCAGCTGTATGTTCCAGTTAGCAAAGCGGGCAGCAAGCTGCGGCAATATGCAAAACATTTTCCGGTAGTAGAGGTAGACAGCACTTTTTATGCCATACAATCTAAAGAGCGATTCAGCAAATGGCTGGCAGATACGCCGGAATCCCTTCACTTCGTCGTTAAAGCTTATCAAGGGATGACCGGACATCAGCGCGGGCCTACCGTGCCGGCTTCGGAGACAAATGAAATGTTCGGTGCATTCCGGCAAATGCTGGAGCCCGTGATGGAGACAGGCCGATTGACAGCAGCCTTGTTCCAGTATCCGCCGTGGTTTGATTGTACAGCAGCCAATGTGCGAATTCTGCGGGAGACGAAAGCAAGAATGAATGGCATTCCTTGCGCGCTGGAATTTCGTCATCAAAGCTGGTTTACACAGGAGTACTGTGAGAAAACGCTGGATTTTATGAGGCAGGAGCAGTGGACGCACAGTGTTTGTGATGAGCCGCAGGCAGGAATAGGTTCCATACCGATCGTTCTCACAGCAACCGATGCACAATCAACTATTGTGAGGTTCCATGGACGCAATGTGTCTGGTTGGAATCAAGCCGGTGCGCCGAATTGGCGCGAAGTTCGTTATTTATATCGCTATAGCGAGGAAGAGCTGCAAGATTGGGCGAATAAGCTGCGGCTGCTGGAGCAGCAGAGCGAGCATATTTACGTCATTTTTAACAACAATTCCGGAGGGGACGCAGCAGACAACGCGAAGCGGATGATGGAGATACTGGGACTGACTCGCCCGAACGGCGAAAGTCCGAATGAGCCGCCGCCCCCGATTGTCGAGCAGTTGGATTTATTTTAG
- a CDS encoding HAD-IA family hydrolase: MYKHIIFDFDGTLVDSTSEIMIVYNELAVKYNFKKVNHEEYKLLNHLSLKERFKALNVPMYKILLIRKIGKEFKERYKQHLNSILFIDQMREVVNALQNKGYKIAIITSNSAANVSNFLHTQNFKGIHEVRSSNGLFGKHQTLKKYLKDNQLNREDVIYIGDETRDIIACKKCEIDVIAVSWGLDTKESLLAESPNYIVDQPHEIREILIK, from the coding sequence ATGTATAAACATATAATATTTGATTTTGACGGCACACTAGTAGATTCAACGTCGGAAATTATGATCGTTTATAACGAATTAGCAGTAAAATATAATTTTAAAAAAGTAAATCATGAAGAATACAAATTATTAAACCATCTATCATTAAAAGAACGGTTTAAAGCTTTAAACGTTCCGATGTATAAGATCCTTTTGATTAGAAAAATAGGAAAGGAATTTAAGGAGCGCTATAAACAGCATCTTAACTCGATATTATTTATTGATCAGATGAGAGAAGTGGTAAATGCTCTTCAAAATAAAGGTTATAAAATCGCAATTATTACATCGAACTCTGCAGCGAATGTCTCTAATTTTTTACATACTCAAAATTTCAAGGGTATCCATGAAGTTCGATCGTCAAATGGACTATTCGGAAAACACCAAACGCTAAAAAAATATTTGAAAGATAATCAATTAAATCGTGAAGATGTAATTTATATCGGTGATGAAACACGGGATATTATTGCATGCAAGAAATGCGAAATCGATGTCATTGCAGTGTCTTGGGGATTGGATACAAAAGAATCATTGCTGGCAGAGAGTCCGAATTATATAGTCGATCAACCGCATGAAATTAGGGAGATCTTAATAAAATAG